A genomic region of Streptomyces rimosus contains the following coding sequences:
- a CDS encoding recombinase family protein, which produces MAKYESERVNTATPSPLVLIYDRNATRSSAILDLRLSGCVNYADRHGWQIAGLWVDRGDDALSATRPQFCALIEVMRVEAGRRATICLVHNWCRLAHDDALRLTLQQRVAQVRGCTATTFGDSDARAHAVLAGLSHGSA; this is translated from the coding sequence CCGTCTCCGCTCGTCCTCATCTACGACCGCAACGCGACGCGGTCCAGTGCCATCCTCGATCTGCGCCTCTCCGGCTGCGTCAACTACGCCGACCGCCATGGCTGGCAGATCGCAGGGCTGTGGGTCGACCGAGGAGACGACGCACTCAGTGCTACGCGCCCGCAGTTCTGCGCGCTTATCGAGGTGATGCGCGTCGAGGCTGGGCGCCGGGCCACGATCTGCCTCGTACACAACTGGTGCAGGCTCGCTCATGACGACGCGCTGCGCCTTACGCTCCAGCAGCGCGTCGCCCAAGTCCGCGGGTGTACGGCCACCACCTTCGGAGACTCCGACGCACGTGCGCACGCAGTTCTTGCGGGCCTCAGCCACGGAAGCGCCTGA
- a CDS encoding GntP family permease, with protein MVHAALAAAAAPAAPPAPPHTGGLLALIPGTPGLLTVAALGILLLLFLIIKVRLQPFVALLGVSIAVGLAAGLSVTELFGTVQKSSLPSLIESGMGGILGHVAIIIGLGTMLGAILEVSGGAEVLSARLLGLFGERRAPLAMGLTGLIFGIPVFFDVGIFVLAPIVYAAAKRSGKSILLYCMPLLAGLSMTHAFLPPHPGPVAAAGLFKVDLGWIILMGIVCGIPAVLAAWAYAAWIGKRIFVPVPQDMVEAAEESRAAVIAEQTAAGVRPHEKPVALGTVLAIIGTPLVLILLATFSSIALDPSTLRSVVEFFGNPFVALTIALLLAYYLLGIRRGWSRKSLETVSTASLKPVGNILLVVGAGGIFGAVLKGSGVADALSDTFHNVGLPVILLAWLVSVVLRVAQGSATVAIVTTAGIVLPLIDGQHLSQPHLALIIMAISAGSIFASHVNDGGFWMVAKYFGISERDTLKSWTVLETVLSVVGFLVAVGVGLVV; from the coding sequence ATGGTCCACGCTGCCCTCGCCGCTGCCGCGGCCCCCGCCGCACCACCGGCGCCACCCCACACCGGCGGCCTGCTCGCCCTCATACCGGGTACCCCCGGGCTGCTCACCGTCGCCGCCCTGGGAATCCTCCTTCTCCTCTTCCTCATCATCAAAGTCCGCCTCCAGCCGTTCGTAGCGCTGCTGGGCGTCTCCATAGCCGTAGGCCTGGCGGCAGGCTTGTCCGTCACCGAACTCTTCGGCACAGTCCAGAAATCCAGCCTCCCCTCCCTCATCGAGAGCGGCATGGGCGGCATCCTGGGCCACGTCGCCATCATCATCGGCCTGGGCACCATGCTCGGCGCGATCCTCGAAGTCTCCGGCGGAGCCGAGGTATTGAGCGCGCGCCTGCTCGGCCTCTTCGGCGAACGCCGCGCCCCCCTGGCCATGGGCCTCACCGGCCTGATCTTCGGCATCCCCGTCTTCTTCGACGTAGGCATCTTCGTCCTCGCGCCCATCGTCTACGCGGCAGCCAAACGAAGCGGCAAAAGCATCCTCCTCTACTGCATGCCGTTGCTCGCCGGCCTCTCCATGACCCACGCGTTCCTGCCGCCCCACCCCGGCCCGGTCGCCGCCGCCGGCCTGTTCAAGGTGGACCTCGGCTGGATCATCCTCATGGGCATCGTCTGCGGCATCCCCGCCGTCCTGGCCGCCTGGGCCTACGCCGCGTGGATCGGCAAGCGGATCTTCGTCCCCGTACCGCAGGACATGGTCGAGGCGGCCGAGGAGTCCCGAGCCGCGGTGATCGCCGAACAGACGGCAGCAGGCGTCCGGCCCCACGAAAAGCCGGTCGCCCTGGGCACCGTCCTCGCCATCATCGGCACCCCGCTCGTCCTGATCCTCCTCGCCACCTTCTCCTCGATCGCCCTGGATCCCTCCACCCTCCGCTCGGTGGTCGAGTTCTTCGGCAACCCCTTCGTAGCCCTGACGATCGCCCTGCTCCTCGCGTACTACCTCCTGGGCATCCGCCGAGGCTGGTCCCGCAAGTCCCTGGAAACCGTCTCCACCGCGTCCCTCAAGCCGGTCGGCAACATCCTCCTGGTGGTCGGCGCGGGCGGCATCTTCGGCGCCGTCCTCAAGGGCAGCGGCGTGGCCGACGCCCTCTCCGACACCTTCCACAACGTCGGCCTCCCCGTCATCCTGCTCGCCTGGCTGGTCTCGGTGGTCCTCCGAGTAGCCCAGGGCTCGGCAACCGTAGCCATCGTCACCACCGCCGGCATCGTCCTCCCCCTGATAGACGGCCAACACCTCTCCCAGCCCCACCTGGCCCTGATCATCATGGCCATCTCAGCCGGCTCGATCTTCGCCTCCCACGTCAACGACGGCGGCTTCTGGATGGTCGCCAAGTACTTCGGCATCTCCGAACGCGACACGTTGAAGTCGTGGACGGTGTTGGAGACGGTGCTGTCGGTGGTGGGGTTTTTGGTGGCGGTGGGGGTGGGGTTGGTGGTGTAG
- a CDS encoding RidA family protein → MTEKTALTPATHTTPPAKFSHGVKKGNILQVAGQVGFLPAVEGQAPTPAGPTLREQTLQTFANVKAILEEGGATWDDVMMMRVYLTDVDHFAEMNEIYNAYFEAEGLKEAPAARTTVYVGLPKGLLIEIDALAVLG, encoded by the coding sequence ATGACCGAGAAGACCGCCCTCACCCCCGCCACCCACACCACCCCGCCCGCCAAGTTCTCGCACGGCGTGAAGAAGGGCAACATCCTCCAGGTCGCCGGCCAGGTCGGCTTCCTGCCCGCCGTCGAGGGCCAGGCCCCCACCCCGGCCGGCCCCACCCTGCGCGAGCAGACGCTCCAGACCTTCGCCAACGTCAAGGCGATCCTGGAGGAAGGCGGCGCGACCTGGGACGACGTCATGATGATGCGCGTCTACCTCACCGACGTCGACCACTTCGCCGAGATGAACGAGATCTACAACGCGTACTTCGAGGCCGAGGGCCTGAAGGAAGCGCCGGCCGCCCGTACGACCGTGTACGTCGGCCTCCCCAAGGGCCTGCTCATCGAGATCGACGCCCTCGCGGTGCTGGGCTGA
- a CDS encoding IclR family transcriptional regulator: MSQTVDRALSILPLLAEGPANLEQVAGRLGVHKSTALRLLRTLHEHGMVYRQGDQRYRLGARLFALAQQAVENLDVREIAHPHLVELNEKCGHTVHLAVYEENEVLYIDKVESRYPVRMYSRIGKPVAITVAAVAKLLLADLPEAERRALAEKLDYPLYTSRSTPNATAFLAELAKVREQGWATDLGGHEESINCVGAPIRGADGRVVAAMSVSAPNVVVTAEELLTLLPSVRRTADAISREYSGTTPQKDQ; encoded by the coding sequence ATGAGTCAGACAGTCGACCGCGCACTGAGCATCCTGCCGCTGCTGGCGGAGGGTCCGGCCAACCTGGAACAGGTGGCCGGCCGCCTCGGCGTGCACAAGTCCACCGCGCTGCGGCTGCTGCGCACGCTCCACGAGCACGGCATGGTCTACCGGCAGGGCGACCAGCGCTACCGCCTCGGCGCCCGGCTCTTCGCCCTCGCCCAGCAGGCCGTGGAGAACCTGGACGTACGCGAGATCGCCCATCCGCACCTGGTCGAGCTGAACGAGAAGTGCGGGCACACGGTGCACCTCGCGGTGTACGAGGAGAACGAGGTCCTCTACATCGACAAGGTCGAGAGCCGCTACCCCGTACGGATGTACTCGCGCATCGGCAAACCCGTCGCCATCACCGTCGCGGCCGTCGCCAAGCTGCTGCTGGCTGACCTGCCCGAGGCCGAGCGCCGCGCGCTTGCCGAAAAGCTCGACTACCCCCTCTACACGTCCCGTTCGACACCCAACGCCACGGCGTTCCTCGCCGAACTGGCCAAGGTGCGCGAACAGGGCTGGGCCACCGACCTCGGCGGCCACGAGGAGTCCATCAACTGCGTCGGGGCCCCCATCCGCGGCGCGGACGGCCGGGTCGTCGCCGCCATGTCGGTGTCCGCGCCGAACGTGGTCGTCACGGCCGAGGAACTCCTCACCCTGCTTCCGTCGGTACGCCGTACCGCGGACGCCATCAGCCGGGAGTACTCCGGCACCACCCCGCAGAAGGACCAGTAA
- a CDS encoding sugar kinase, whose product MTTSQNDRTDGTDTTDGGNTPQGAGAPDGTGPGGPGTDVVCLGESMVTFMPTEPGRLADVTLFERGIGGAESNVACALARTGHRTRWISRVGADAFGDHLRAAVAACGVDVSHVQRDPHRPTGVYFRTAGERATGTRTAAGEAEVAYYRAGSAASAMAPDLLDHDVLRDTRVLHLTGITAALSDSCLDVLRTLTAPSPGRPLVSFDVNYRVGLWQDRTVRGPEIVLDLARRCDLVFVGEDEAAAAWDLHGPEALREALPEPAVLVVKQGAHGATAYARQSDGTDTLTTAPALAVEVVAPVGAGDAFAAGFLSATLRDLPVFERIRHGHLMAAASLTVPGDLGTPPSRDLADHLAGLDPAAWGRLRLGPGWTTDGDTPTDRNGDTTSHGVHNPRVEVRTR is encoded by the coding sequence GTGACCACGTCCCAGAACGACCGCACCGATGGCACCGACACGACGGACGGCGGTAACACGCCGCAAGGCGCCGGCGCGCCGGACGGCACCGGGCCCGGCGGACCGGGCACCGACGTCGTCTGCCTCGGCGAATCCATGGTCACCTTCATGCCCACCGAACCCGGGCGGCTCGCCGACGTAACCCTCTTCGAACGCGGCATCGGCGGCGCCGAGTCCAACGTCGCCTGCGCCCTCGCCCGCACCGGCCACCGCACCCGATGGATCTCCCGCGTCGGCGCCGACGCCTTCGGCGACCACCTGCGCGCGGCCGTCGCCGCCTGCGGCGTGGACGTCTCCCACGTCCAGCGCGACCCGCACCGCCCCACCGGCGTCTACTTCCGTACGGCGGGCGAACGCGCCACCGGTACGCGGACGGCCGCCGGCGAGGCCGAGGTGGCGTACTACCGCGCCGGATCCGCCGCCTCCGCCATGGCCCCCGACCTGCTCGACCACGACGTACTGCGCGACACCCGCGTCCTGCACCTCACCGGCATCACCGCCGCCCTGTCCGACAGCTGCCTCGACGTGCTGCGCACCCTCACCGCGCCGTCCCCCGGGCGCCCGCTCGTCTCCTTCGACGTCAACTACCGCGTCGGCCTCTGGCAGGACCGCACCGTACGCGGCCCCGAGATCGTCCTCGACCTCGCCCGCCGCTGCGACCTGGTCTTCGTCGGCGAGGACGAGGCCGCGGCCGCCTGGGACCTGCACGGGCCGGAAGCCCTGCGCGAAGCGCTGCCCGAACCCGCCGTCCTCGTCGTCAAACAAGGCGCCCACGGCGCCACCGCATACGCCCGCCAGTCCGACGGCACCGACACGCTCACCACCGCGCCCGCCCTCGCGGTCGAGGTGGTCGCGCCCGTCGGCGCGGGCGACGCCTTCGCCGCCGGATTCCTCTCCGCCACCCTCCGCGACCTGCCCGTGTTCGAGCGCATCCGGCACGGCCACCTCATGGCCGCCGCCTCTCTCACCGTCCCCGGCGACCTCGGCACACCCCCGTCCCGCGACCTCGCCGACCACCTTGCGGGCCTCGACCCCGCCGCCTGGGGGAGACTGCGACTCGGCCCCGGCTGGACGACCGACGGTGACACACCCACCGACCGCAACGGCGACACCACCAGCCACGGGGTGCACAACCCACGGGTGGAGGTCCGTACACGATGA
- a CDS encoding amino acid deaminase, translating into MAAAPHADRSATGAASGADAATAARHAKTLADERVDHRFKGLPPDADGRTVGELAAERRNLFTGGFTTPVLALSAESLEHNLALLESYAERHGLAFAPHGKTSMAPQLFAGQLARGAWGITAAVPHQARVYRAYGIQRIFLANEVVDAVALRWLAAELDADPGFRCVCYVDSLRGIELMDAALREAGATRPLDVVIELAAGEGARTGVRTDAECFELADAVAGVDTLRLVGIAGYEGEVPDATHERVTAWLRRLLALTVSFDRTGRFADLEEIVLSAGGSAWFDAVAEVFAEAPELSRPLLKLLRSGAYVSHDDGHYRRITPFNRVPDEGALRPAFRLWAQVVSRPTPEQAFLNAGKRDAAYDLDLPQAQVVRSGRDGGERPADGITITGLSDQHAWVRTERGDALEVGDWVGLGLSHPCTSFDKWQLIPVAEADGTVVDYVRTFF; encoded by the coding sequence ATGGCCGCCGCGCCCCACGCCGACCGCAGCGCCACCGGTGCCGCGTCCGGCGCCGACGCAGCCACCGCCGCCCGGCACGCGAAGACCCTCGCGGACGAACGCGTCGACCACCGCTTCAAGGGGCTTCCCCCGGACGCGGACGGCCGTACCGTCGGCGAGCTCGCGGCGGAGCGGCGGAACCTGTTCACCGGCGGCTTCACCACCCCCGTCCTCGCCCTGTCCGCCGAATCGCTGGAGCACAACCTCGCGCTGCTGGAGAGCTACGCCGAGCGGCACGGCCTGGCCTTCGCCCCGCACGGCAAGACCTCGATGGCCCCGCAGCTCTTCGCCGGCCAGCTGGCCCGCGGCGCCTGGGGCATCACCGCCGCCGTCCCCCACCAGGCCCGCGTCTACCGCGCCTACGGCATCCAGCGGATCTTCCTCGCCAACGAGGTCGTCGACGCCGTCGCGCTGCGCTGGCTCGCCGCCGAACTGGACGCCGACCCCGGCTTCCGCTGCGTCTGCTACGTCGACTCGCTGCGCGGCATCGAGCTGATGGACGCCGCCCTGCGCGAGGCGGGCGCCACCCGCCCGCTGGACGTGGTGATCGAACTGGCCGCGGGCGAGGGCGCGCGGACCGGTGTCCGTACCGACGCCGAGTGCTTCGAACTGGCCGACGCCGTCGCGGGCGTGGACACGCTGCGCCTGGTCGGCATCGCCGGGTACGAGGGCGAGGTGCCCGACGCCACGCACGAGCGGGTGACGGCCTGGCTGCGCCGTCTCCTCGCGCTGACCGTGTCCTTCGACCGGACCGGGCGCTTCGCCGACCTGGAGGAGATCGTGCTCAGCGCGGGCGGCAGCGCCTGGTTCGACGCGGTCGCCGAGGTCTTCGCCGAGGCGCCCGAACTGTCCCGGCCGCTGCTGAAGCTGCTGCGCTCCGGCGCGTACGTCTCCCACGACGACGGCCACTACCGCCGCATCACCCCCTTCAACCGCGTCCCGGACGAGGGCGCCCTGCGGCCCGCCTTCCGCCTGTGGGCGCAGGTCGTCTCCCGCCCGACCCCCGAGCAGGCGTTCCTGAACGCGGGCAAGCGGGACGCGGCGTACGACCTCGACCTGCCGCAGGCCCAGGTCGTACGGTCCGGCCGGGACGGCGGCGAGCGGCCGGCGGACGGGATCACCATCACCGGGCTCTCCGACCAGCACGCCTGGGTCCGTACGGAGCGGGGCGACGCCCTGGAGGTCGGCGACTGGGTCGGCCTGGGGCTGTCGCACCCGTGCACGTCCTTCGACAAGTGGCAGCTGATCCCGGTGGCCGAGGCGGACGGCACGGTCGTGGATTACGTCCGTACGTTCTTCTGA
- a CDS encoding N-acyl-D-amino-acid deacylase family protein — protein MDTVVRDVRVIDGSGTPSYRADVALDGGRIAEIRRETDSGPRPGAARVVDGAGLALSPGFIDMHAHSDLALLRDPAHEAKAAQGVTLEVIGQDGLSYAPVDDRTLAEVRAQITGWNGDGSDIDFSWRTVGEYLDRLDHGFGGQGIAVNAAYLVPQGTVRMLALGWEDRAATPGELARMRQLVAEGLEQGAVGLSSGLTYTPGMYADDAELTELCRVVARYGGYYCPHHRSYGAGALEAYAEMVGLTRQAGCALHLAHATMNFGVNKGRAPELLALLDEALASGADITLDTYPYTPGCTTLVAMLPSWASEGGPEAILARLRDDATAERIRHVMEVEGADGCHGVPIEWDTIEISGVSDPALADHVGRTVAASARERGEAPWTTARRLLLQDRLGPTILQHVGHEENVRAIMRHPVHTGGSDGILQGAKPHPRAYGTFPKYLGTYARELGVLSLEECVAHLTGRPAARLRLPDRGLVREGYRADLVLFDPDTVAAGSTFDAPRTLPTGIAHVLIDGRFVIEDGRRTDVLAGRTVQRTRP, from the coding sequence ATGGACACCGTGGTCCGCGACGTACGCGTCATCGACGGCTCCGGCACCCCCTCCTACCGGGCGGACGTCGCCCTCGACGGCGGCCGGATCGCCGAGATCCGCCGGGAGACGGACTCCGGGCCGCGCCCCGGCGCCGCACGCGTCGTGGACGGCGCGGGCCTGGCCCTCTCCCCCGGCTTCATCGACATGCACGCGCACAGCGACCTGGCGCTGCTGCGCGACCCGGCACACGAGGCGAAGGCCGCGCAGGGCGTCACCCTCGAAGTCATCGGGCAGGACGGCCTGTCGTACGCACCGGTCGACGACCGTACGCTCGCCGAGGTACGCGCCCAGATCACCGGCTGGAACGGGGACGGCTCGGACATCGACTTCAGCTGGCGCACGGTCGGCGAGTACCTGGACCGCCTCGACCACGGCTTCGGCGGTCAGGGCATCGCCGTCAACGCGGCGTACCTCGTCCCGCAGGGCACCGTACGGATGCTGGCGCTCGGCTGGGAGGACCGCGCGGCCACGCCCGGCGAACTGGCCCGGATGCGGCAGCTGGTCGCGGAGGGCCTGGAGCAGGGCGCCGTCGGGCTGTCCTCGGGCCTCACCTACACCCCCGGCATGTACGCGGACGACGCCGAACTCACCGAGCTGTGCCGGGTCGTGGCGCGCTACGGCGGCTATTACTGCCCGCACCACCGCTCATACGGGGCGGGCGCCCTGGAGGCGTACGCGGAGATGGTCGGCCTGACGCGCCAGGCGGGCTGCGCCCTGCACCTCGCCCACGCCACCATGAACTTCGGCGTGAACAAGGGCCGCGCCCCCGAACTCCTCGCCCTCCTGGACGAGGCCCTGGCGTCGGGCGCGGACATCACCCTCGACACGTACCCGTACACGCCCGGCTGTACGACGCTGGTCGCCATGCTGCCGAGCTGGGCGAGCGAGGGCGGTCCCGAGGCGATCCTGGCGCGGCTGCGGGACGACGCGACGGCGGAGCGCATCCGGCACGTCATGGAGGTGGAGGGCGCGGACGGCTGCCACGGCGTGCCGATCGAGTGGGACACCATCGAGATCTCCGGCGTCTCGGACCCCGCGCTGGCGGACCACGTCGGCCGGACGGTCGCCGCGTCGGCGCGGGAGCGCGGCGAGGCGCCGTGGACGACGGCCCGGCGGCTGCTGCTCCAGGACCGGCTCGGCCCGACGATCCTCCAGCACGTCGGCCACGAGGAGAACGTCCGCGCGATCATGCGCCACCCGGTGCACACCGGCGGCAGCGACGGCATCCTCCAGGGCGCCAAGCCGCACCCGCGGGCGTACGGCACGTTCCCGAAGTACCTGGGGACCTACGCGCGGGAGCTGGGCGTGCTGTCGCTGGAGGAGTGCGTGGCGCATCTGACCGGGCGCCCGGCGGCGCGGCTGCGGCTGCCCGACCGCGGTCTTGTCCGCGAGGGGTACCGCGCCGACCTGGTCCTCTTCGACCCGGACACGGTCGCCGCCGGCTCCACCTTCGACGCGCCGCGCACCCTGCCGACGGGCATTGCGCACGTCCTGATCGACGGGCGGTTCGTCATCGAGGACGGGCGGCGGACGGATGTACTGGCGGGGCGTACGGTGCAGCGAACGCGCCCCTGA
- a CDS encoding P-loop NTPase fold protein produces the protein MSSTQRLSLLNDEPVDSAGGDLLGAGRAARQLADLLLASRASTPFTLAVDAGWGMGKSSLMRLVDAELTTAPEVHTVWYNAWTSTGADALEGLIKSVLMRFDRRLLRRALHRVSEQRALLRVLRALATVAAGPLGAAGLVDELWSSLSVNSQARNEMRDAIRDLAQEWSQNAAYSPRRMLVVFIDDLDRCSEETVLAVCEAVKVYLDVPGLAFVIGCDRSVMGPSGLLRDLSPAGTAFMEKIFQTSYRIPVADGQDVREYIARCARTAGIEQLLDEPLVDLLAERSARNPRRIKRLVNGFVLEATLNPMWADHPPEAVLRTLLIQYFYADFYRMMTSPPGADEGDVVADFCTYRRVRTLLRTSAPVPDEERPMVEAFLAQRDVPQSLTDPYAVLERLERELPTVFPDMVTDAAFNSLLDGLLGLPRSEKLVRRLREGAPALVAAPQREPDIGAGAIPDARTGIVVRRGAGFPDFDPQAPLAGRTILWVDDRPENNTSLAAWFRREGATVETAVDSAAADAAIAARVPSLIISDIARGTDDRAGFTHVAALRRDERYTGPVVFFAGRVTPARQDTARDLGALGVAADADELIRLIRGAFAAPYAPPVHPSAARPR, from the coding sequence GTGTCATCCACGCAGCGGCTCTCGCTGCTCAACGACGAGCCGGTGGACTCCGCCGGAGGCGACCTGCTGGGCGCGGGCCGCGCCGCCCGGCAACTCGCCGACCTGCTGCTCGCCTCCCGGGCCTCCACCCCCTTCACCCTCGCCGTGGACGCGGGGTGGGGCATGGGCAAGAGCAGCCTGATGCGCCTGGTCGACGCGGAGCTGACGACGGCGCCCGAGGTACACACCGTCTGGTACAACGCCTGGACCTCGACCGGCGCGGACGCCCTGGAAGGGCTGATCAAGTCGGTGCTGATGCGCTTCGACCGGCGGCTGCTGCGACGGGCCCTGCACCGGGTCTCCGAACAGCGGGCCCTGCTGCGCGTCCTGCGGGCGCTCGCCACCGTCGCGGCGGGCCCGCTCGGCGCCGCCGGGCTGGTCGACGAACTGTGGAGCAGCCTGTCCGTCAACTCCCAGGCGCGTAACGAGATGCGCGACGCGATCCGCGACCTGGCCCAGGAGTGGTCCCAGAACGCGGCCTACTCGCCGCGCCGGATGCTCGTCGTCTTCATCGACGACCTGGACCGCTGCTCCGAGGAGACGGTGCTGGCGGTGTGCGAGGCGGTCAAGGTCTACCTGGACGTACCGGGACTGGCGTTCGTCATCGGCTGCGACCGCTCCGTGATGGGGCCGAGCGGCCTGCTGCGCGACCTGTCCCCGGCCGGCACCGCCTTCATGGAGAAGATCTTCCAGACCAGCTACCGCATCCCGGTGGCCGACGGCCAGGACGTACGGGAGTACATCGCGCGGTGCGCGCGCACCGCCGGGATCGAGCAACTCCTCGACGAGCCCCTGGTCGACCTGCTCGCCGAGCGCTCGGCCCGCAACCCGCGCCGCATCAAACGGCTGGTCAACGGCTTCGTCCTGGAAGCCACCCTGAATCCGATGTGGGCCGACCACCCGCCGGAGGCGGTGCTGCGCACCCTGCTGATCCAGTACTTCTACGCCGACTTCTACCGGATGATGACCAGCCCGCCGGGGGCCGATGAGGGGGATGTGGTCGCGGACTTCTGTACGTACCGGCGGGTGCGGACGCTGTTGCGGACGTCGGCGCCTGTGCCCGACGAGGAGCGGCCGATGGTCGAAGCCTTTCTGGCGCAGCGCGATGTGCCACAGAGCCTGACAGACCCGTACGCCGTCCTGGAGCGGCTGGAACGCGAACTGCCCACCGTCTTCCCCGACATGGTCACCGACGCCGCGTTCAACTCGCTGCTCGACGGCCTGCTCGGCCTGCCGCGCTCCGAGAAACTGGTGCGCAGGCTGCGCGAGGGCGCGCCCGCGCTGGTGGCGGCGCCGCAGCGGGAGCCGGACATCGGGGCCGGGGCGATACCGGACGCGCGGACCGGCATCGTCGTACGGCGCGGGGCCGGCTTCCCGGACTTCGATCCGCAAGCGCCCCTCGCCGGACGCACGATCCTGTGGGTCGACGACCGCCCCGAGAACAACACTTCCTTGGCCGCCTGGTTCCGCCGGGAGGGGGCGACCGTGGAGACAGCGGTGGACTCCGCTGCCGCCGACGCCGCCATCGCCGCCCGGGTGCCGTCCCTGATCATCTCCGACATCGCCCGCGGCACGGACGACCGGGCCGGTTTCACCCACGTGGCGGCCCTGCGCCGGGACGAGCGCTACACCGGCCCCGTCGTCTTCTTCGCCGGCCGGGTCACCCCCGCCCGCCAGGACACCGCCCGGGACCTGGGCGCACTGGGCGTCGCGGCCGACGCGGACGAGCTGATCCGGCTGATCAGGGGCGCGTTCGCTGCACCGTACGCCCCGCCAGTACATCCGTCCGCCGCCCGTCCTCGATGA
- a CDS encoding pyridoxal phosphate-dependent aminotransferase has translation MQVIQSTKLANVCYEIRGPVLEEAMRLEAAGHRILKLNTGNPAAFGFECPPEILEDILRTVGTAHGYGDAKGLLSARRAVMQHYQTKGIELSVDDIYLGNGVSELIQMSMQALLDDGDEVLVPAPDYPLWTAAVSLSGGTAVHYRCDEQADWMPDLADIERKVTDRTKALVVINPNNPTGAVYDDEMLRGLAEIARRHNLIVCADEIYDKILYDGVTHTPFAAIAPDLLTLTFNGLSKSYRVAGYRSGWLAVCGPKAHAASYIEGLTILANMRLCANMPAQHAVATALGGRQSINDLVLPGGRLLEQRDAAYELLTQIPGVTCTKPKGALYAFPRLDPKVYKIKDDRQMVLDLLRAEKIMIVHGTGFNWPEPDHFRLVTLPNKDDLTDAVTRIGTFLDGYGQY, from the coding sequence ATGCAGGTGATCCAGTCAACGAAGCTCGCCAACGTCTGCTACGAGATCCGGGGGCCGGTCCTTGAGGAGGCGATGCGGCTCGAGGCAGCGGGACACCGCATCCTCAAGCTGAACACCGGAAACCCGGCGGCCTTCGGTTTCGAGTGCCCGCCGGAGATCCTGGAGGACATCCTCCGCACCGTCGGCACGGCGCACGGCTACGGCGACGCCAAGGGCCTGCTCTCCGCCCGGCGCGCGGTCATGCAGCACTACCAGACCAAGGGCATCGAGCTGTCGGTCGACGACATCTACCTCGGCAACGGCGTCTCCGAGCTGATCCAGATGTCGATGCAGGCGCTGCTGGACGACGGCGACGAGGTGCTCGTACCGGCCCCGGACTACCCGCTGTGGACGGCCGCGGTCTCGCTGTCGGGCGGTACGGCGGTGCACTACCGCTGCGACGAGCAGGCCGACTGGATGCCGGACCTCGCCGACATCGAGCGCAAGGTCACCGACCGCACCAAGGCCCTCGTCGTCATCAACCCGAACAACCCGACCGGCGCGGTCTACGACGACGAGATGCTGCGCGGCCTCGCCGAGATCGCCCGCCGGCACAACCTGATCGTCTGCGCCGACGAGATCTACGACAAGATCCTCTACGACGGCGTCACCCACACCCCGTTCGCCGCGATCGCCCCCGACCTGCTGACCCTGACCTTCAACGGGCTCTCGAAGTCCTACCGGGTGGCGGGCTACCGCAGCGGCTGGCTGGCGGTCTGCGGCCCCAAGGCGCACGCCGCCTCCTACATCGAGGGCCTGACGATCCTCGCCAACATGCGGCTGTGCGCGAACATGCCCGCCCAGCACGCCGTGGCCACCGCCCTCGGCGGCCGGCAGTCGATCAACGACCTGGTCCTGCCGGGCGGCCGGCTGCTGGAACAGCGCGATGCCGCATACGAGCTGCTCACCCAGATCCCCGGCGTCACCTGCACCAAGCCGAAGGGCGCGCTCTACGCCTTCCCGCGGCTGGACCCGAAGGTCTACAAGATCAAGGACGACCGGCAGATGGTGCTGGACCTGCTGCGCGCCGAGAAGATCATGATCGTGCACGGCACCGGCTTCAACTGGCCCGAGCCGGACCACTTCCGCCTGGTCACCCTGCCGAACAAGGACGATCTGACGGACGCGGTGACGCGCATCGGCACGTTCCTGGACGGCTACGGGCAGTACTGA
- a CDS encoding SCO4983 family protein produces MYEPIRTKSVHSMAADQDVPHRSRAEELDIRLAGHLTALLTVTDELRATVPDPALDDAAERIAEQVTRLRGGAYPLRAAPSGGGDPARAPRLHRRARMLAGSALAVATSRADGAAAALAAERMEAHELGSAVQELATA; encoded by the coding sequence ATGTACGAACCGATCCGCACCAAGTCGGTCCACTCCATGGCCGCCGACCAGGACGTCCCGCACCGCTCCCGCGCGGAGGAACTGGACATCCGGCTCGCCGGCCATCTGACCGCGCTGCTCACCGTCACCGACGAACTGCGCGCCACCGTGCCCGACCCCGCGCTGGACGACGCCGCCGAGCGCATCGCCGAGCAGGTCACCCGGCTGCGCGGCGGGGCGTATCCGCTGCGGGCCGCGCCGAGCGGCGGCGGCGACCCGGCCCGCGCGCCCCGGCTGCACCGGCGGGCGCGGATGCTGGCCGGCAGCGCCCTCGCAGTGGCCACCTCGCGGGCCGACGGCGCCGCCGCCGCGCTGGCGGCCGAGCGCATGGAGGCCCATGAGCTCGGCTCGGCGGTGCAGGAGCTGGCCACGGCCTGA